From Staphylococcus delphini, one genomic window encodes:
- a CDS encoding glycosyltransferase family 2 protein: protein MKLRVIVPCFNETDVLHQTIQELTEILEKDSVDQTYDYDMLFVDDGSQDDTMTLLQQAAAQSPHVKFISFSRNFGKEAAMIAGFEHSTDCDVVVMIDADLQHPPELIPEMVQAYREGYDQTIAKRNRAGEHVSRKWVTRLYYKMINYFIEDIELEDGVGDFRMLSQRAVRSLVSLKEYNRFSKGLFSWIGYNSKVIHYENVEREAGESKWSFGSLLNYAIDGLISFNYKPLRTMIYLGLLIFGVSMIYIIYLFIDTLIHGVDVPGYFTIIAAVLFIGGIQLVSIGVIGEYIGRIYYEVKQRPKYIVEAANVEMPEFHEEKK from the coding sequence ATGAAATTACGTGTGATTGTCCCGTGTTTTAACGAAACGGACGTCTTACATCAAACGATTCAAGAATTAACAGAAATACTAGAAAAAGATAGCGTCGACCAAACTTATGATTACGACATGTTGTTTGTTGATGATGGGAGTCAAGATGATACGATGACGCTTCTCCAACAGGCAGCCGCACAGTCACCCCATGTGAAGTTTATTTCATTTAGTCGAAATTTCGGGAAAGAGGCTGCGATGATTGCAGGGTTTGAACATAGTACGGATTGTGATGTGGTCGTGATGATTGACGCCGATTTACAACATCCGCCTGAGTTGATACCTGAAATGGTCCAAGCGTATCGTGAAGGCTATGATCAAACTATTGCCAAACGTAATCGGGCGGGTGAACATGTATCGCGCAAATGGGTAACCCGTTTATATTACAAAATGATCAATTATTTCATTGAGGATATAGAGTTAGAAGATGGTGTCGGTGATTTTAGAATGTTAAGTCAGCGTGCCGTCCGTTCGCTCGTCAGCTTGAAAGAGTACAACCGCTTCTCAAAAGGACTCTTTTCATGGATTGGTTACAACAGTAAGGTCATTCATTATGAAAATGTCGAGCGTGAAGCGGGTGAATCGAAATGGTCATTCGGAAGTTTGCTCAATTATGCGATAGATGGCTTAATTTCTTTTAATTACAAGCCACTCCGTACAATGATTTATTTAGGACTCCTCATTTTTGGTGTCAGTATGATTTATATTATTTATCTCTTTATTGATACACTCATTCACGGTGTTGACGTACCAGGTTACTTTACTATTATTGCTGCAGTGCTCTTTATTGGTGGGATTCAACTCGTTTCGATTGGTGTCATCGGTGAATATATTGGGCGTATTTATTATGAAGTGAAACAACGACCGAAGTATATTGTGGAAGCAGCGAATGTGGAAATGCCAGAATTTCATGAAGAAAAGAAGTAG
- a CDS encoding hemolysin family protein, which translates to MDSTTILYLFIFFALIALTTVFVGSEFALVKVRASRVEQLIAEGNGNARVVKKMISNLDYYLSACQLGITVTSLGLGWLGEPLFERILHPVIELLNIPDALVMTVSIVVAFTVVTYIHVVIGELAPKSLAIQYTDRIALLYARPLYYFGLIMKPLIWLMNGSARFIIRIFGADPHAGNEAMSEEELKIIMNNSYHGGEINQTELAYMQNIFSFDERHAKDIMVPRTQMITLNEPFNVDELLETIKEHQFTRYPITEDGDKDHIKGFINVKEFLTEYASGVPIKISNYIHELPMISETTRISDALVRMQREHVHISLIIDEYGGTAGILTMEDILEEIVGEIRDEFDDDEVNDIVKLDEQTYQINGRVLLSDLEEMFGIVFEDSEDIDTIGGWLQAQNTDLEQDDFVDTVHDRWVISEIENHQIIHVLLRYEYNEARMKNEDDEDDYLKDES; encoded by the coding sequence TTGGATAGTACGACCATATTATACTTATTTATATTTTTTGCATTAATTGCTTTAACTACAGTCTTTGTAGGTTCTGAATTTGCATTAGTAAAGGTGAGAGCTTCACGTGTGGAACAACTCATTGCTGAGGGAAATGGGAATGCACGTGTCGTGAAAAAAATGATTTCAAATTTAGATTATTATTTATCAGCCTGCCAACTCGGGATTACAGTGACTTCACTTGGATTAGGTTGGTTAGGTGAGCCTTTATTTGAACGAATTTTACACCCGGTCATCGAACTGTTGAACATCCCGGATGCGCTAGTGATGACGGTATCGATTGTAGTGGCTTTTACTGTCGTGACATACATTCATGTCGTGATTGGTGAATTGGCACCGAAAAGTTTAGCGATTCAATATACAGACCGTATCGCATTACTTTATGCAAGACCGCTGTACTATTTCGGATTGATTATGAAGCCGCTCATCTGGTTAATGAATGGTTCTGCGCGCTTTATCATTCGAATTTTTGGTGCAGATCCCCATGCAGGTAATGAAGCGATGTCAGAAGAAGAACTCAAAATCATTATGAATAACAGCTATCATGGTGGTGAAATTAACCAAACTGAGCTCGCATATATGCAAAATATTTTTTCATTTGACGAACGCCACGCGAAAGATATTATGGTGCCGCGTACGCAAATGATTACACTGAACGAACCTTTTAATGTTGATGAGTTGCTGGAGACGATTAAAGAACATCAATTTACACGTTATCCTATTACGGAAGACGGCGATAAAGACCACATTAAAGGTTTTATAAACGTGAAAGAATTTTTAACGGAATACGCGTCAGGTGTACCGATTAAAATTAGTAACTATATTCATGAATTGCCAATGATTTCAGAGACGACACGCATTAGTGATGCGCTTGTACGTATGCAACGCGAACATGTACACATCAGTTTAATTATTGATGAATACGGTGGTACAGCTGGGATTTTAACGATGGAAGATATTTTAGAGGAAATCGTCGGTGAAATTCGAGATGAGTTTGACGATGATGAAGTGAACGATATTGTGAAGTTAGACGAGCAAACATACCAAATTAATGGACGTGTCTTGCTCAGCGACTTAGAAGAAATGTTCGGCATTGTCTTTGAAGATTCAGAAGATATTGATACGATCGGGGGTTGGCTTCAAGCGCAAAACACCGATCTCGAACAAGACGATTTTGTCGATACGGTGCATGATCGTTGGGTGATTTCTGAAATTGAAAACCATCAAATTATTCATGTGTTATTGCGTTACGAATACAACGAAGCACGCATGAAAAATGAAGATGACGAGGATGATTATTTAAAAGATGAATCCTAA
- a CDS encoding PTS fructose transporter subunit IIABC produces MRITELLTKETIAMDLSATTKEGAIDELAQQLNQAGKLNHLDDYIAAIHKREQQSSTGIGEGIAIPHAKVEAVKTPAIAFGKSKAGVDYDSLDMQPAHLFFMIAAPATGAQTHLDALAKLSSVLMDESVRQGLLEADSPEEVLAIINKADDEATDEDTETTAEPAPVDNDEPYILAVTACTTGIAHTYMARDALKKQAEEMGINIKVETNGASGIKNRLTQEDIERATGVIVAADVHVETNRFNGKNVVQVPVADGIKRPESLINTALDTTRKPFVADNRQSANDEDEKLSVGKAIYKHLMNGVSNMLPLVIAGGILMAIVFMIGPNAMDPKSPEYNAFAETLWNIGNKSAFALIIPILAGYIARSIADKPGFAAGLVGGMLAVSGGSGFLGGIIAGFLAGYLTQGIKKATQNFPQMLEGLKPTLIYPIVSVTVTGLLMIYVFNTPAAWLNNALISGLNNLSGSNVVILGIVLGAMMAIDMGGPFNKAAYVFSTAALTAGNTAPITAAMVGGMAPPIALAIAMMIFRSKFTKEQRGSIIPNFVMGASFITEGAIPFAAADPLRVIPSMMIGSGVAGGLALLFGSNINAPHGGLVVIIGTDPSHALLTLLAILIGAVVGAVIYGIIKQSPNKA; encoded by the coding sequence ATGAGAATTACTGAGTTACTCACAAAAGAAACAATCGCAATGGACCTTTCAGCGACGACGAAAGAGGGTGCCATTGACGAGCTCGCACAACAATTAAATCAAGCAGGAAAATTAAATCACTTAGATGACTATATTGCAGCGATTCACAAACGCGAACAACAAAGTTCAACAGGTATCGGTGAAGGGATTGCGATTCCACATGCGAAAGTAGAAGCGGTTAAAACACCAGCGATCGCATTCGGTAAGTCTAAAGCAGGTGTTGACTACGACAGTTTAGACATGCAACCGGCACATTTATTCTTTATGATTGCTGCACCAGCGACAGGCGCGCAAACACATTTAGATGCTTTAGCCAAATTATCGAGTGTTTTAATGGACGAAAGTGTACGTCAAGGTTTATTAGAAGCGGATTCACCTGAGGAAGTACTTGCAATTATTAATAAAGCAGATGATGAAGCAACAGATGAAGACACAGAAACAACGGCTGAACCTGCACCTGTAGACAATGATGAACCTTATATTCTTGCGGTGACAGCTTGCACAACAGGTATTGCACATACGTATATGGCACGTGATGCTTTGAAAAAACAAGCTGAAGAAATGGGTATTAACATTAAAGTCGAAACAAACGGCGCGAGTGGTATTAAAAACAGATTAACGCAAGAAGATATCGAACGTGCGACAGGTGTGATTGTTGCGGCGGACGTTCACGTTGAAACCAACCGTTTTAATGGTAAAAACGTGGTTCAAGTTCCTGTAGCTGATGGGATTAAACGCCCAGAATCATTAATTAACACAGCATTAGATACAACGCGTAAACCATTCGTAGCTGACAATCGTCAAAGCGCAAATGACGAAGATGAAAAATTAAGTGTCGGTAAAGCGATTTACAAACACTTGATGAATGGTGTGTCGAACATGTTGCCGCTTGTTATTGCGGGTGGTATTTTAATGGCGATTGTATTTATGATTGGACCAAATGCGATGGATCCGAAAAGTCCGGAATATAATGCGTTTGCTGAAACATTATGGAACATCGGGAATAAGAGTGCATTTGCGTTAATCATCCCAATTTTAGCGGGTTACATTGCACGTAGTATTGCTGACAAACCAGGTTTCGCAGCAGGTCTTGTAGGGGGTATGCTTGCAGTCTCTGGTGGCTCAGGATTTTTAGGTGGCATTATTGCTGGTTTCTTAGCCGGTTATTTAACACAAGGAATTAAGAAAGCAACGCAAAACTTCCCGCAAATGTTAGAAGGGCTTAAACCAACATTGATTTACCCAATCGTTTCTGTTACTGTCACAGGCTTATTGATGATTTACGTATTCAATACACCTGCTGCATGGTTAAACAATGCTTTAATTTCAGGATTGAACAACTTATCAGGTAGCAATGTGGTCATTCTCGGTATCGTACTCGGTGCAATGATGGCGATTGACATGGGTGGTCCATTCAACAAAGCCGCTTACGTGTTCAGTACTGCAGCGTTAACAGCAGGCAATACAGCACCGATTACAGCAGCAATGGTTGGCGGTATGGCACCCCCAATTGCACTTGCGATAGCGATGATGATTTTCCGTTCTAAATTTACTAAAGAACAACGCGGTTCAATCATTCCTAACTTTGTCATGGGGGCAAGCTTTATTACTGAAGGGGCTATTCCGTTTGCGGCGGCAGACCCATTACGTGTCATTCCGTCAATGATGATCGGTTCAGGTGTTGCTGGTGGACTTGCGTTACTATTCGGTTCAAATATTAACGCGCCACACGGTGGTTTAGTCGTGATTATTGGTACAGACCCAAGTCACGCATTACTCACACTGCTTGCCATTTTAATTGGTGCAGTTGTCGGTGCGGTGATTTACGGTATCATCAAACAATCACCCAATAAAGCATAG